The Methanoculleus taiwanensis nucleotide sequence ACCTACATGCGTCTCGCGAACGTAGAGCATTTCAACGAGCCGATAGACATCGCTTCCTCGTCCTTGAACGAGAAGCAGGCGATCTTCGGAGGGGAGGCGAACCTGAGAAAGGCGCTGGACAACGTTATCCGGGTCTACCGGCCGAAGGTCATCGGCATCCTGACGAGTTGCCTCGCCGAGACCATGGGCGACGATATCGGGAGGTTCGTCGAGACTTACAAAACTGACCGGGAGATCAGGGGGCTTGACATCATCCCCATCTCCACGCCGAGTTACAGCGGCACGCACACCGAGGGGTTCTGGGCGACGATGCGGGCGGTCATTGCCTACTATGCCCGACCGACCGAGCGCCACCAGGGAGTCAACGTCATCGTCCCCAACATCAGTCCGGCCGATATCAGGGAGATTAAGCGCCTCCTCGACCTGATGGGGCTTGAGTATACGCTGCTGCCCGACTACTCCCTGACGCTGGACCGCCCTTTCGGGGGACGCTACAAAAAGATCGCACCGGGCGGCACTCCGGCCGCCGAGATTGCACGCATGAGCGGGGCACGGGCCACCATCCAGTTCGGGTTCACCTGCCCGGAGAAGTTCTCCCCCGGCCACTTCCTGGAGCAGCGGTTCGGCGTCCCGCTGATCAACCTCCCGCTCCCCGTCGGCCTCGACGGCACTGACTTGTTTGTCAGGACTTTGAGGGAGATCAGCGAGCAGGCCGTGCCCGGGAGCATCAGGCTCGAGCGGGGATGGCTCTGCGACGCGATGGCCGACGCCCATAAGATCAACGCGTCGGCGCGACCGGTCATCTACGGCGAACCCGAACTGGTCTATGCCCTGGCAAAACTCTGTCTGGAAAACGGTTCGGTTCCTGCCGTCATTGCCAGCGGAACACAGAACAGCGGCCTTGCCGGGTTACTGCAGCCGCTGCTCGAGGGCGCGCTGGAAGAAACGGTCGTCCTCGAAGAAGCGGACTTCGTGACGATCGAGGATGCAGCAGTGCGGACGTCGGCGAACCTTGCCGTCGGCCACTCGGGCGGCAGGTACCTGACCGAACGGCAGGGGATCCCCGGACTTCGGGTGGGCTACCCCGTCCACGACCGGGTGGGCGGACAGAGAATCCTGTCGGTCGGCTATACGGGCAGCCTTGCCTTTCTCGACCGTTTTACCAACACTCTGCTGGAAGCAAAGCATAGCTCCTACCGCAGACTCCGGAAAGAAGAGTTACTCAGCGAAAGAGGTGTATCCAATGCAAAAGCCTGAACGTCACATTTTCATCTGCACAAGTTCGCGTCCGAACGGTCAGCAGAAGGGATTCTGCCATTCCAAGGACGGTGTGGCCGTCATGATGAAGTTCGTGGAAGAGATTGAAGAACGCGAGCTCGGCGGCGAGGTGTTCATCAGCAACACCGGCTGTTTCGGCATCTGTGAAAAGGGGCCGATCGTCGTGGTGTACCCGGAGAACGTCTGGTACGGGTCGGTCACGCCGGGCGACGTCGAGGAGATCCTCGATGAGCATATCGAAGGCGGCAATGTCGTGGAACGTCTGGTGATCTAAGGCATGTGCAACAGATGTGAAGATCACGGCGGCGTCGGGGAGATCGCAGTCCTCCTCGATGCAGACGGTTTCTCCGGCCGGTTTACCGAACCCGGAAAGGCCGTCGTGTACAAACGATGCGGCCCCTCCTTTACGGCCGAACGCGCGATGGATCTCGCGTTTGACCGGAGCAGCGGGCTCGCGGAACTGCGCTCGAAGATGGACGAACTCCTGCAGTTCCTCGGCCCATGCACGATCTTCGTCGCGAAGTCGGCGAGCGGCGCCGTGTACTTCGAACTCGAGAAGGCAGGATGCAGCGTCTGGGAGGTCTCCGGCAGACCCGACGAGTTTCTCGACAGTGTGCTGCAGGGCGAGGAGGATGCGGAGAGCGCAACGGCAGCAGAGGCTGTGGAGATCCCGGTGCCCGTCGAGGTCTCGCCCGGGAGCTACTTCATCTCGATCAAGGAGGCTCAGGGAAAGGCGCCCTCTATCAGCAGCAAGCAGATTCTTCAGGAGTTCATCTCCCTGGGAGGTTTCAGCGTGCTCGAAGTGATCTGTGACCACGTGCCTCCCTGGATCGAGATGGAGGCGGAACGGCGAGGTTTCTCCATCGCTACCGAGTCCCGTGGAAAGCATGAGATCAGTGTGCGGTTGACGAAGGATACTGCTGCCCGGTGAGAAGCTCTTTGGCACGCATGCCAAAAGTAAACTCATTCATGTTCACTCTGGGCCATTGTATAGCAATTTAAATAATTATAATTTATATTTATCATTATTAAACTATCATAAACCGAGGTATACAATGAAATCTCACCGCAACATTACCCTGCTGGGGCCACTTCTCCTTATCGCTGCAGTAATCGCGGTGGCGGGATGCACCGGCACGACGGAGGCGCCACCCTCCAAAGAACAGACGACGCTGACCGTCTTTACCGCTGCCTCGCTCACGGGTGCCTTCACCGATATCGGGAAGGCCTATGAGGCAGAGAATCGGAATGTGAAGATCGATCTCGTCTTCGACGGTTCGCAGGCGCTTCGAACGCAGATCGAGCAGGGAGCATCCCCCGATGTCTTCGTCTCCGCGAACGTCAAGCACATGAAGGCGCTCGAGGATGCCGGGTTTATGGAGAACGGTACCGTGGAGCTCTTCGTTGAAAACTCCCTCGCCGTCATCGTCCCTGTCGATAATCCGGCGAAGATCGCGACTCTTGCCGACCTTACAAAACCCGGCGTGAAGCTTGTCATCGGCACCAAAGACGTGCCGTTCGGCTCGTACACCCGCCAGGTGCTCGACAAGATGGCGAACAGCTCTGCCTACGGCCCTGCGTACAAAGAGGCCGTGATGGGCAATGTCATCTCCGAGGAGACGGCGGTGAGCTCGGTCGTGCCGAAGCTGACGCTCGGAGAAGCGGATGCCGCCTTTGTCTACAAGTCCGATGTCAAGCAGGAGGATCGCGACAAACTCACCCGGATCGATATCCCGGCCGTGTACAACGTCGTCGCGCAGTATCCGCTCGGCATCCTTGCCGAATCACAGCAGAAAGATGCCGCTGCAGCGTTCATCGCGTTCGTGCGCGGCACTGACGGCAGCGCCATTCTGACGGAGTATGGTTTCGATCCGATACCGTAAGGCCGGTAACGCTGTCAGGAACGTGTCCTGGACGAAAGCACGGGGAGCGGGACTCACCCTTCTCCTCGGCATTCTCCTGTCCTCCTTTCTCCTCTTCGTCACCGTACCGATAGCCTCGCTCTTCCTCCGGATCACCCCCGAGGCGTTCTTCCGGTCGCTTGCAGAGCCGGTGGTCGTCGATGCTCTGGTGCTCTCGCTCCTCACCGCGACGGTCAGCACGGTGATCGTTATCCTCTTCGGAACTCCGCTCTCCTACATCAACGCGCGGACGGAGTACCGGGGCAAGGATATCGTCGATACCCTTACCGATCTTCCTATTGTCCTTCCTCCGGCGGTGGCGGGTATCGCCCTCCTGATGGCTTTCGGGCGGCGTGGCGTCGTCGGAGAGTACCTGGACGCCTTCGGAATCCAGATCGCCTTTACCACCCTTGCCGTGATCCTGGCGCAGGTCTTCGTCGCCTCGCCCTTCTATATCCGGCAGGCACGGGCGAGTTTCGAGGCGGTCGACCGGATCTACGAGGACGCCGCACGGACACTCGGGGCGTCCCGTCTGCGAGTGCTCCTCCGCGTCACTGTGCCCATCGCCTGGACCGGTCTCGTCTCCGGGGCGATCCTGACCTTCGCCCGGGCGCTCGGCGAGTTCGGGGCAACGATCATGTTCGCCGGCAACTTCCAGGGGAGAACCCAGACGATGCCGCTTGCCATCTACACAACGATGCAGGGCGACATCTACGATGCCATCAGCCTTTCGATCGTCCTCGTGATCATCTCGTTTGCCGTCATCCTGGCGGTCACGTTCGTAACCCGGAGGAGGATCTGATGCTCTCGATAACAGTCGCGAAACGCCTCCGCGATTACGAGCTCGACGTCTCTCTTACTGTCCGGAACGCCGAGACGCTCGTCCTCATCGGTGAGAACGGGGCGGGTAAATCGACCGTCTTAAACCTCGTATCGGGGCTTCTTTCCCCCGATCGCGGGGAGATCACCCTGGCCGGGCGAACGCTCTTCTCCGATCTGCCCCGGATTAACGTCCCGACCGAGGAGCGGAAGATAGGCCACCTTTTCCAGTCCTATGCCCTCTTTCCGCATCTCTCTGTCTTCGAGAACGTGGCCTTTGGCCTTCGGTGCCGGAAGATGCCGAAAGCCGGGATCGCCGACCGTGTCGCCGGGCAGCTTGCGGCGATGCACCTTACCGATCTTGCGGATGTAAATGTCGGGAGACTCTCGGGTGGGCAGCGGCAGCGGGTCGCCCTCGCCCGCTCGCTCGTCTTAGAGCCCGATCTCCTCCTCCTCGACGAACCCCTCGCCGCCGTCGACGTCCGGGCACAGGGCGAGATGCGGCGCGAGCTCCGAGACCGGATCCGGCAGGCGGGTATTCCATGCGTCATTGTCACCCATACGCACAAAGACGCTCTCGAGCTCGGCGATCGGGTCTGCCTTCTCGAAGAAGGGAAGATGGTCATCGAGGGGACGCCGGAGGAGGTGCTACAGTCGCGGGAGAACGGGTTCATCGCGAGCTTCTCCTGCGGTTGCCGGCACTTCGCCGGCGATGGATCATGATCTCCACGCATCACCGGCCGGACGGACGGTCAGCGTCAGGGAATGCTTAAATAGTAGTATTGCCGGCTGAATGCGCTGAAATTACCACCCTCACAGAAGCCCGCAGACGGCCGATCTCACCTTCGGTAAGGATATCCATCCTCCCGGTATCACCGCCGCTCATACGGCTGCTATAGGTCTAAGATTCTCCCCTCGTTTCTAAATCTAACGCACATATTTCCTTACATATCGGTAGCCCTTCCGGCCGGTGAAAACAGCGACAAAACGCGGCTGATTCTGCCGCCGTTCACCCCTCCCGGACGCAGTAGAGATACTCCTGGGCATACCCGGCGTACTCGCCGAAATACTCCCGGGCAAACCGGCGTATCCTGTCGTACTCCGCCGGGGTGCAGTTCTTTCCGGTAAGTTCGGGCATGTATGCCTCCGCCATGATCCGCCGGATCCAGACGTCCACCGGGAACGCTTCAAAAAAGCCGAACGCAAAGAGCAGCACACAGTCGGCCGCCTTCGGGCCGACACCGCGCAGCCGCATCAGTTCATACCTGGCCTCCTCGAACGGCAGCGATGCGAGACGTTCCGCCCAGCCAGAGTGCTCCACCGCGAAGGCTGCCGCATCGCAGACATAGTCGGTCCGGTAGCCGAGTTTACAGTCCCACAGGTCGGCATGGCAGACGCCGGCGAGCACCGCAGGGCGCGGGAACGTGTATGCCGTTCCGAAAGGGCTCTCGATCGCCTCGCCGTAGCGCTCCGCCATAGAGGAAACCCTCCGCTTCACCGCCGGAATGTTCGTGTTCGTCGCACAGATGTAGGAGATAAGGCACTCCCAAGGCTGCTGCCGGACGAGCCGGAGGCCGTAGCAGCACCGGATTGCGTCGTGGATCACCGGATCGCGATCGATCGAGGCGAGAACTTCGGGGAGATTCTGGTCGAGCCGGAAGTAGTCGCGGACGAACGGCGCGTCTGCCCCGTAAAACGTCAGCAGGTCGCCGTCCTGCCGTATCCGGATCGCGTGATCGCCGACGACGCCCTGCCACCAGCCGTCGGCGGCCTCCCAGCGGAACGCCTGGCCGCAGCCGAGTGTCCGGTTAAGATCGAGCGGTTCGTCGGGCCTGAGGGTAATCGTCGTCATCGCGTGATCGGTATCGCAGTGCATCGCACGAGAAAAAAGTTCGGGGGTGGGATTATTCTGTCTCGTCTTTTCTGTAGATGCAGGACTGGACGTCCTGACCGAGTTTTCCGATTGCGTCCGACCTGCAGCGTGCGCAGTGGCGCATCTGCTTGATGTAGCGTGCGCAGGCGTCCTGCATCTCCTTCTTCTCTTTCGGTGTCGGCGGTACGATATCGGCGAACTTGTACTGCGGGATGAGCGGGATGACGTTGAAGGTGTAGGCTCCCATCTCGCTCACTTTCTTTGCGATATCCACGATATGTTCGTCATTGATGCCCGGGATGTAGACGGTGTTGATCTTGACGAACATCTTCTTTGCAACCGCCATCTCGATGCCTTTCAGCTGCTGGGAGAGAAGGATCTCCGCCGCTTCCCGGCCATGGTACGTCTTCCCCTCATAGGTGACGTGCGAGTAGATCTTCTCGCCTATGGCGGGATCGATCGCGTTTAAGGTCACCGTGATAGTCCCGACACCATAGCGGTCGAGCTCGTCGATCGACTCCGGGAGCAGAAGGCCATTCGTGCTGATGCACATGATGAGTTTTGGGAACTCCTCGTGCACCAGTCTGAGCGTCTCGAAGGTATCACTGTTCGCGAGCGGTTCTCCCGGGCCTGCGATACCGATAACCTTGACGTACGGATATTCCCTGACGACCCGCCGGACGAGGTCGAGTGATTCCCCGGGGGAGAGAACCTTGCTCGTCACGCCCGGACGGCTCTCGTTGACGCAGTCGAAGTCCCGGATGCAGTAGTTGCACTGGATGTTGCACTTCGGAGCGACCGGAAGGTGGCACCTGCCGAAGGTGTGGCATGCCTTTTCGGAGTAGCAGGGGTGCTCAGCGATCTTCCGCAGTTGTTCCGGGTCGTACGGAACTTCTCTGCCGTGGACCGTCGTTGTGGGGAATTCTTCGGCGGACATATCTGATCTAGTATGCACGCTGAAAAACTATATAATCTTGGGGGAAATGCACTTCCTGACTACTGGTTCGATCGGATTGGGGGCTGGTCAGAGAGCTCCGCCGTGAGCTTCTGCTGCTGTCCGGTCATCCGGGTGCTTTTCGTAACGGTGACGGCATCACGGTCGAGGATCAGGTGCAGGTCGGGTACGACGAGGTAGACCGGGAAGAGTCCGAAGAGGTCGTGGTAATCGGCCTTATAGACCTTCATCCGGAGGTACGCGACGCTGAGCGACTCAATCTCCGTCATAAGGGTGTCGAGGTGACCGGGATTTTCGATCTCCTGTGGTGTCTGCGGAAGCTCCGTGAGGCGGTGCAGGATCCGGTCACGGAAGATATGAATCTTATTATCCCCTATCTGGAGGAGCAGCTCCTTGCTGTACGCCCCCTGCAGGTAACGGGCGATGACCACCTGTGAGAGGAAGATCAGGATAATCGGTAAGAGGTTCCACCCGAGCGAGTAGTCTATTGAGTCGAGGAAGGTGTTCAGTGTCATCCCGGGAAGGAGCATCGCTGAGATGACCAGAATCCCTGATACTGCCGCAAGAGCACCGATGAACAGGACGACCCGAAGCCCCTGGCGCCAGCCTGTTCGGATCTTCTTGCGTGCGTCCTGACCCATGCCGACGAGGGAGTTGAAGAACCGGGGGTTATATGGTTTGATATGCCAGATCACGGCGTAAAAGATGATTATTGCGAGTGACTGGAGAGTTATCAGTACGGCGGCGACCCGGTCGAGGTTTCCTCCGATAAACCCGCTGTGGAGCGAGAAGAGTATGTCGAGCCCGTAGATGATCCCAAACCCTATCGCGAGGGGCTGGCTGTTGATGAAGAATGCATCCCAGAGCACCTTGCCGATCGTCTTTGTCATGTCCGTCCGGGACTCCTTCGCGACCCCGATATCCCGCAGGACGCCGGCGAACTCCGTGATCGTCTTCATGTCGGGGAGCGTCGCTTTCGTTCGGTTGGTCGGGATCATCAGGATGAACGGGTTTACCATGTAGAGGATGAAACTTGAGATGATCCAGTAGAGCATGTAGCGGGGGAGAAATATCAGGAAGATGATATTGATGAGCAGCGCCGCAAGGATGAACAGGCCGGTATAGTGAAGTTTCTCATTATATGCAAGCAGCGTGGTCTGTTTCTGCTCTTCAGAAGCGATATCTTCAGAAACGCTGCTGCGAACGGCCTCGAGCTCTTTGAAGTACATCTCTTCAGTCGCCATCTCCGGCAGCGGCATCACCTGTACGGATTATTGGTGGTCGGCGTCATAAATACATTCCCTGATAAAAACCGCTGCCTATGGGGGCAATAACGGCCCCCTGCTCTCCGGCTCCCGCTGCCGCCCGTCCGTGTCCCGCAGTACCCGGTTGAGAAGTCTTATGTGGCGGTAGGTATCTCCCGGCATCATGCCGTTTCGGTGGGAGGCACGGTTCCTGCTTCGTGCTCTGCCGGGGGTGTGCGGGGATCGGCATCGAGGCCTAGCCGCTCCTCCGCCGCCCGCAGGATCCGCCCGAGCATACCGGCATACGAGATCCCTGCAAGGCCGGCCATCCTGGCGAGGTGTCCGTCCCAGCACCATCCTGGGTTCGGGTTCACTTCGAGCAGTTTCGGCTTGCCGGCGGCGTCGAGCCTCCAGTCGAACCGGCAGTAATCCCTGCATTCGAGCCTTTCGAAGAGCGTGAGGCAGCAGCGTACGACCGTCTTTTCGGTATCCGGATCGAGCTCCGCGGGCTTTGACGTGATATTCCAGTACGGGGATTCCGGGAGCCATTTGGCTTCGTATCCGCAGATCCTTGGGAGTCCCGGGGGGAGCGCCGAGTAGTCCTCTTCGATGATGGGAAGCACGGTATACGTTCCGGAGGGGTTTCCGATTATCCCGACGCTGATATCCTTGCCGGTCAGAAACTCTTCGACGAGGAACGATGTGCCGTACCCGAGCGTCGAGCGCATCGTCGCGATCACCGTCGAGAGTTCTTCGACGGAGTGAGCGATGCTCTTTTGCGTGATCCCGAAGCTCGAATCGCCTGCATTTGGTTTCACGATGACCGGGAATGGAACGCCGATGTTGTAAACCCGGTCTCCCGGCGCGATGAAGGATGCATCGGGTACGGGAATGCCGGTCTCCCGTGCAACTCCCCGGACAAGGGACTTGTCATAGCAGAAGGCGAGCGACTGTGCTCCCGCACCGGTATATGGGATGCCGAGGATATCGAGCAGCGCCGGCACGTGCAGTTCTTTCCGCGGGTCGTTCCCGAGCCCCTCATCGCAGAGGTTGAAGGCGTAGTCGGCCGTACCCTTCGCTTTTGCAAGATCCCTGATCAGCGCATCGTGTTTCTGGACGAAGGTGAACCGGTAGTCTTTCAACCCTGCAAGGGCGGTTTTCATCCGGTCGATGGTATAAAAATCGTCCTCGTCAAAGACGCAGGAGGGCTTGATCCTGTCCGGCTGCGAAGTATCTCCGAGTATCACCGTGACGTTTCTTACCGATCTCGCCTGCTTTGCCTTCACCCGTGTCCAGTCCTTCCTGATGACGGCGGTCACGATGTGACGCCGCTCCATCATGCCGAGATCCTGGTTTCGCACCGACTCGGTTCGGATATCGTGGAAGGCGATATCGGAGAAACCGGCAAGGTCGAGGAGCTCCTGAAGGGCGTCCCTGGTGTAGAGCCGTTCTGCGTAGAACTGATCCGCGACGACGCCTTTCTCGACGTGCGTGATGACTTCACGCGAGACCAGCCGCTCTTCGTCGACCGAGAGCGAACGCTCACGGCAGACGAACATCTGCTCATCGATCCACTCCCAGGAGCGCGGCTGGAAGTTTTCTTTTACGTATTCTCCGTCGGTAACATCGAGGAGTATCCTGCCCCACGGTTTGAGCACGCGCCGGACTTCCCGAAGAACCCGGACATCTTCCTCTACTGAGTCGAAGTATCCGAAGCTGTTCCCGAGGATCAGGGCCGTCTCGAATGTATCGGGTTTATACGGGAGTTCCCGTGCGTCGCCCTCTTTGAACCTGACTTTCAACCCTTCACGCTTCGCTGTCGCTCGGGCTTTCTGGATCAGGTAGTGAGAGCGGTCAAGCCCCTCGGCAGCGTAGCCCCGACGCACCAGCTCCAGGGTATGCCGTCCCTGGCCGCAGCAGAGATCGAGGATGTCGCTCTCCGGTGAAAGGGCAAGGATCTCGGTGATGCGGTCGATCTCCCGCTCCGTGATCCGGCGATCTCCGACGACATCGCCGTCGGTCTTCAGGTACAGGTGATTGAAGATCCCCCGCCACCAGTCGGGTTTGACGTGTTCTTCGAGATCATGCACGGGACCTACCGAGCGGCTTTTCTGCCGCATGCGGCGTCTGCTATCGGGAGGTTCTTCTGTTGAAATTTCTTTGCGCATTCGTTGCCCCTCGGTTCACTCGGTAGTTTGGGGAGATATCGGCAGGATGGCCGGTGTAAGAAGAGATCGGTCTTGAGATTGGCATGCGTTGCAGATCAATGAGTCAGAGAGTATGGATATAAAGCATTCTATTGTCAGGGAGTGCTATACCGGACAGCGCCGCCGGATTTTGCTCCGTTACACTTCCCGAACGTTGCCACTCGCATACCTTCGCCGCAGCAGCAAGCGGTTCGTGGCTGCGACCCGGGTGCTGATGGAGCAGGGGCGAAGAAAGAGTCCCTGTCTATCGGCGGGATTTGGATCCTCTCTTCTGAATGCACTTCTCCATTACGGGATTGGGACGGTGAGTTCCTCCCCTGGTTCCCGGGAGGGGGAGATCTGCCGCTCAAGGCGGCTTTTATTCGGGAGCTGATCGGCGGCATACTGCACGAAGGTGTTTCATCCCACGGCGTTCTTCTCTCTCCCGGTGATACTGCTCGGATCTGCTCGATGGCTCGGACGGAGAATGGAGATCCCTGGTGTACAATCCGCTGAATCCGTCCGGGAGAAGTCCCACCCCCTATTGAGCATATCTATTTAAACTTGTGCGTACCTCTATGTATGCAGATTATCTGCATGGTTGAATCCATGAATGAGAGATATCAGAGTCGGGGTCCCCGTTCCTACGACGACCGTCCCCGCGAGTTTCATAAAACAGTCTGTTCCGACTGCGGCGCCGAGTGCGAAGTTCCCTTCAAGCCCACCGAGGGCCGTCCGGTTTACTGCCGGGATTGCCTCCCCAAGTACAGAAAACCGAGGTTCTAAGTCCTCTTTTGAGTAAAACCATACCAAGTGAGTGAGTTAAAATGGATAATCGATACCAGAGCCGGGGTCCCCGTTCCTACGACGACCGTCCCCGCGAGTTCCACAAAACAACCTGTTCCGACTGCGGCGTCGAGTGCGAAGTTCCCTTCAAGCCGACCGAGGGTCGCCCCGTCTACTGCCGGGACTGCCTCCCCAAGNNNNNNNNNNNNNNNNNNNNNNNNNNNNNNNNNNNNNNNNNNNNNNNNNNNNNNNNNNNNNNNNNNNNNNNNNNNNNNNNNNNNNNNNNNNNNNNNNNNNNNNNNNNCAAGACAACCTGTTCCGACTGCGGCGTCGAGTGCGAAGTTCCCTTCAAGCCGACCGAGGGTCGCCCCGTCTACTGCCGGGACTGCCTCCCCAAGCACAGAAAACCCAGATTCTAACTTTTTTTAGCCTGCCGCATGCGGAAGGTACTCTTCGTCGTTCCCCGTGCCGGTGTATTGTCATCGTACAGGTAAGGGCTTTTCTGCACATTCCCGGGGAAACGCCCGATCTTCGAGAGTCTGTTGTAG carries:
- a CDS encoding nitrogenase component 1 — protein: MTEWKITSRVRQVNENQCHMCMPLGGVLALRGVEDSIALVHGSQGCSTYMRLANVEHFNEPIDIASSSLNEKQAIFGGEANLRKALDNVIRVYRPKVIGILTSCLAETMGDDIGRFVETYKTDREIRGLDIIPISTPSYSGTHTEGFWATMRAVIAYYARPTERHQGVNVIVPNISPADIREIKRLLDLMGLEYTLLPDYSLTLDRPFGGRYKKIAPGGTPAAEIARMSGARATIQFGFTCPEKFSPGHFLEQRFGVPLINLPLPVGLDGTDLFVRTLREISEQAVPGSIRLERGWLCDAMADAHKINASARPVIYGEPELVYALAKLCLENGSVPAVIASGTQNSGLAGLLQPLLEGALEETVVLEEADFVTIEDAAVRTSANLAVGHSGGRYLTERQGIPGLRVGYPVHDRVGGQRILSVGYTGSLAFLDRFTNTLLEAKHSSYRRLRKEELLSERGVSNAKA
- a CDS encoding 2Fe-2S ferredoxin; translated protein: MQKPERHIFICTSSRPNGQQKGFCHSKDGVAVMMKFVEEIEERELGGEVFISNTGCFGICEKGPIVVVYPENVWYGSVTPGDVEEILDEHIEGGNVVERLVI
- a CDS encoding Fe-only nitrogenase accessory AnfO family protein, encoding MCNRCEDHGGVGEIAVLLDADGFSGRFTEPGKAVVYKRCGPSFTAERAMDLAFDRSSGLAELRSKMDELLQFLGPCTIFVAKSASGAVYFELEKAGCSVWEVSGRPDEFLDSVLQGEEDAESATAAEAVEIPVPVEVSPGSYFISIKEAQGKAPSISSKQILQEFISLGGFSVLEVICDHVPPWIEMEAERRGFSIATESRGKHEISVRLTKDTAAR
- the modA gene encoding molybdate ABC transporter substrate-binding protein, with the translated sequence MKSHRNITLLGPLLLIAAVIAVAGCTGTTEAPPSKEQTTLTVFTAASLTGAFTDIGKAYEAENRNVKIDLVFDGSQALRTQIEQGASPDVFVSANVKHMKALEDAGFMENGTVELFVENSLAVIVPVDNPAKIATLADLTKPGVKLVIGTKDVPFGSYTRQVLDKMANSSAYGPAYKEAVMGNVISEETAVSSVVPKLTLGEADAAFVYKSDVKQEDRDKLTRIDIPAVYNVVAQYPLGILAESQQKDAAAAFIAFVRGTDGSAILTEYGFDPIP
- a CDS encoding ABC transporter permease, with protein sequence MVSIRYRKAGNAVRNVSWTKARGAGLTLLLGILLSSFLLFVTVPIASLFLRITPEAFFRSLAEPVVVDALVLSLLTATVSTVIVILFGTPLSYINARTEYRGKDIVDTLTDLPIVLPPAVAGIALLMAFGRRGVVGEYLDAFGIQIAFTTLAVILAQVFVASPFYIRQARASFEAVDRIYEDAARTLGASRLRVLLRVTVPIAWTGLVSGAILTFARALGEFGATIMFAGNFQGRTQTMPLAIYTTMQGDIYDAISLSIVLVIISFAVILAVTFVTRRRI
- a CDS encoding sulfate/molybdate ABC transporter ATP-binding protein — encoded protein: MLSITVAKRLRDYELDVSLTVRNAETLVLIGENGAGKSTVLNLVSGLLSPDRGEITLAGRTLFSDLPRINVPTEERKIGHLFQSYALFPHLSVFENVAFGLRCRKMPKAGIADRVAGQLAAMHLTDLADVNVGRLSGGQRQRVALARSLVLEPDLLLLDEPLAAVDVRAQGEMRRELRDRIRQAGIPCVIVTHTHKDALELGDRVCLLEEGKMVIEGTPEEVLQSRENGFIASFSCGCRHFAGDGS
- a CDS encoding DNA-3-methyladenine glycosylase family protein encodes the protein MHCDTDHAMTTITLRPDEPLDLNRTLGCGQAFRWEAADGWWQGVVGDHAIRIRQDGDLLTFYGADAPFVRDYFRLDQNLPEVLASIDRDPVIHDAIRCCYGLRLVRQQPWECLISYICATNTNIPAVKRRVSSMAERYGEAIESPFGTAYTFPRPAVLAGVCHADLWDCKLGYRTDYVCDAAAFAVEHSGWAERLASLPFEEARYELMRLRGVGPKAADCVLLFAFGFFEAFPVDVWIRRIMAEAYMPELTGKNCTPAEYDRIRRFAREYFGEYAGYAQEYLYCVREG
- the nifB gene encoding nitrogenase cofactor biosynthesis protein NifB; translated protein: MSAEEFPTTTVHGREVPYDPEQLRKIAEHPCYSEKACHTFGRCHLPVAPKCNIQCNYCIRDFDCVNESRPGVTSKVLSPGESLDLVRRVVREYPYVKVIGIAGPGEPLANSDTFETLRLVHEEFPKLIMCISTNGLLLPESIDELDRYGVGTITVTLNAIDPAIGEKIYSHVTYEGKTYHGREAAEILLSQQLKGIEMAVAKKMFVKINTVYIPGINDEHIVDIAKKVSEMGAYTFNVIPLIPQYKFADIVPPTPKEKKEMQDACARYIKQMRHCARCRSDAIGKLGQDVQSCIYRKDETE
- a CDS encoding methyltransferase domain-containing protein, which codes for MRQKSRSVGPVHDLEEHVKPDWWRGIFNHLYLKTDGDVVGDRRITEREIDRITEILALSPESDILDLCCGQGRHTLELVRRGYAAEGLDRSHYLIQKARATAKREGLKVRFKEGDARELPYKPDTFETALILGNSFGYFDSVEEDVRVLREVRRVLKPWGRILLDVTDGEYVKENFQPRSWEWIDEQMFVCRERSLSVDEERLVSREVITHVEKGVVADQFYAERLYTRDALQELLDLAGFSDIAFHDIRTESVRNQDLGMMERRHIVTAVIRKDWTRVKAKQARSVRNVTVILGDTSQPDRIKPSCVFDEDDFYTIDRMKTALAGLKDYRFTFVQKHDALIRDLAKAKGTADYAFNLCDEGLGNDPRKELHVPALLDILGIPYTGAGAQSLAFCYDKSLVRGVARETGIPVPDASFIAPGDRVYNIGVPFPVIVKPNAGDSSFGITQKSIAHSVEELSTVIATMRSTLGYGTSFLVEEFLTGKDISVGIIGNPSGTYTVLPIIEEDYSALPPGLPRICGYEAKWLPESPYWNITSKPAELDPDTEKTVVRCCLTLFERLECRDYCRFDWRLDAAGKPKLLEVNPNPGWCWDGHLARMAGLAGISYAGMLGRILRAAEERLGLDADPRTPPAEHEAGTVPPTETA
- a CDS encoding CxxC-x17-CxxC domain-containing protein; the encoded protein is MNERYQSRGPRSYDDRPREFHKTVCSDCGAECEVPFKPTEGRPVYCRDCLPKYRKPRF
- a CDS encoding CxxC-x17-CxxC domain-containing protein, which translates into the protein MDNRYQSRGPRSYDDRPREFHKTTCSDCGVECEVPFKPTEGRPVYCRDCLPK
- a CDS encoding CxxC-x17-CxxC domain-containing protein, translating into KTTCSDCGVECEVPFKPTEGRPVYCRDCLPKHRKPRF